From Gammaproteobacteria bacterium:
AGATGTTGGTGGTGGTCGCCGTCATCGGCATCATCCTGAGCTTCGCCGTCCTGAACCTCGGCGGCGACCGGCGCGCCGCAGAGTTGTCCGCCGAATCCCGCCGTTTCGCCGAACTGCTGCGCCTGGCCAGCGAGCAGGCGGTGCTGCGCGGCGAGGAATGGGGCGTGCAGATCGACCTGGACGAGTACCGTTTCCTCCTCTACCGCGACGACGGGTGGGCGCTGCGCGAGGGCGACGACCTGTTCCACCCCCGCACGCTCGCGCCGGATACCGAACTGGACATCGAACTGGAAGGCCGTGACCTCGTGCTGGAGAACAGTGGCGAGATCAAGCCCACGCTGCTGTTGCTGTCGAGCGGCGAGGTGAGCCCGTTCACCGCCGTGTTCGCCACCAACGCCACCGAGTACCGCTATCGGGTACAGGCCGACCTGTTCGGCGACATCCACTGGGAGGCACTGGAGCCCTGGTGACCGTATCCCGCTCCCACCGGCCGCACAGCCGCGGTTTCACGCTCGTCGAGGTGCTGGTCGCGCTCGCCGTGCTGGCCCTGGCCCTGGCCGCGGCCGTCCGCGCCGGCGGCGCCTACGTCGGCAACCAGGTCTATCTCCAGGAACGCACGCTGGCACACTGGGTGGCGCGCAATGCACTCATCGAACTGCAACTGGAACCCCGTTGGCCGGGTATCGGCGAGCGCAGCGGCAGCGTCGACCTGGCCGAGCAGGAATGGGAGTGGCGCGCGAAGGTCGAGCAGAGCCCCGACGAGGATCTGCGCCGCATCGATGTATCGGTGTGGCGTGGTACCAAGGCCGAGGGTGAGGCCCTGGCCGGGCTGAGCGGTTTCGTGGAGCGGCGCGAATGAGACGCCAGCGGGCCTTCACCCTGATCGAATTGCTGATCGCCCTGAGCATCTTCGCGGTCCTGGCGCTGCTCGCCTACGGTGGCCTGAACAATCTGATGGTCACGCGCGCCGCCACCGAGGTGCGCGCCGAGGAACTGAACCGCCTGCAGATGACCTACCGTCTGCTCGAACGCGACATCGAACAGTGGGTGCCACGACCGATCCGCAACGAATTCGGCGAGCGCGAGGCCTCATTGCGCGCCGGTGACCGCATCGAGGCCGTACTCGAGCTCACCCGCGGCGGCTGGCGCAATCCGGCCGAGCAACCGCGCAGTGCCTTGCAGCGGGTTGCCTATGCGGTACGGGACAAGGCGCTGCTGCGCTACCAGTGGCCGACGCTCGACCGCGCGCCGGACGCCGAGCCGCGCGAACAGACGTTGCTGGAGGATGTCGATGAGCTGCGTCTGCGCTTCCTCGACGCGGCCGACCAGTGGCAGGAGCGCTGGCCGCCGGCCGGCCAGGCGGCCGGTCAGCCGGCCGCGCCGGGGCAGCCGGGCGCGGAGATCCCGCCGCGCGCGGTCGAGGTGGTGCTGATCAGTGCCCGCTGGGGAGAGCTGCGATGGCTGTTTCTGCTGCCCGCCTGAATCTTCGTCCGGGCCCCCGCGGAGGCCGGCCGGGCCGGCAGGCGGGCGTCGCCCTGATCATGGCGCTCATGGTGGTCGCCCTGGCGACGATTGCCGCCGCCGCCATGGCCTCGCGACAGCAGCTGGACGTGCGTCGCACCGCCAACCTGCTGGATGGCGATCAGGCCTATGTCTACGCCCTGGCCGTGGAGAGTTGGGCGCGCATGATCCTGGCCCGCGATGCGCGTGACAACCAAACCGATCACCTCGACGAGGTCTGGGCCCAGCGCATGCCGCCCATCGGTGTGCCGGGCGGGCAGATCGATGGGTATGTCGCCGACCTGCAGGGGCGTTTCAATCTCAACAACCTCGTCAACGCGGACGGCCAGATCAGTCAGGGGGATTTCGACTATTTCCAGCGGCTGCTGCGGGCACTGGAACTCGACGAGCGCCTGGCGCTGGCCATCGTCGATTGGATCGATCCCGATTTCGACACGCGCTTCCCGGACGGTGCGGAAGACGATTTCTATCTGGCGACGGAATGGCCCTACCGGGCGGCCAACCAGCCGCTGCAAAGCATCAGCGAGCTGCGCCTGATCCGCGGCGTGGATGTCGAGACCTGGCGGCGGCTCACGCCCTTCGTCACCGCCCTGCCGGTGCGCACCGCCATCAACATCAACACCGCCACGGCCCCGCTGCTGCAGGCGCTCGCCGAAGGACTGGCCGCGCAGGATGGCGAGCAGCTGGTGGAGAAGCGCCCCGCCGATGGCTACGCGAGCATCGACATCCTGCTGCAGGAGACGGCCTTCGCTGGTAAGCAGGTGGATGCCGGCCGGCTCGCGGTCGCCAGCCAGTTCTTCCTGGTGCGCTCCGATGTCCAGGTCGGCACCGCCCGCGCCCAGGTCTACAGCATCGTGCAGCGCAACGCCGACCGGCTGACCACGCTGGCGCGCACCCAGGGGGCTTGGTAGGGAGGGGTGAGGCGTGAGGCGTGAGGCGTGAAAGGCCAAACCCTTATTGGCCACGG
This genomic window contains:
- the gspH gene encoding type II secretion system minor pseudopilin GspH, encoding MRVGQRAAAGFTLLEMLVVVAVIGIILSFAVLNLGGDRRAAELSAESRRFAELLRLASEQAVLRGEEWGVQIDLDEYRFLLYRDDGWALREGDDLFHPRTLAPDTELDIELEGRDLVLENSGEIKPTLLLLSSGEVSPFTAVFATNATEYRYRVQADLFGDIHWEALEPW
- the gspI gene encoding type II secretion system minor pseudopilin GspI, which codes for MTVSRSHRPHSRGFTLVEVLVALAVLALALAAAVRAGGAYVGNQVYLQERTLAHWVARNALIELQLEPRWPGIGERSGSVDLAEQEWEWRAKVEQSPDEDLRRIDVSVWRGTKAEGEALAGLSGFVERRE
- the gspJ gene encoding type II secretion system minor pseudopilin GspJ, whose protein sequence is MRRQRAFTLIELLIALSIFAVLALLAYGGLNNLMVTRAATEVRAEELNRLQMTYRLLERDIEQWVPRPIRNEFGEREASLRAGDRIEAVLELTRGGWRNPAEQPRSALQRVAYAVRDKALLRYQWPTLDRAPDAEPREQTLLEDVDELRLRFLDAADQWQERWPPAGQAAGQPAAPGQPGAEIPPRAVEVVLISARWGELRWLFLLPA
- the gspK gene encoding type II secretion system minor pseudopilin GspK produces the protein MAVSAARLNLRPGPRGGRPGRQAGVALIMALMVVALATIAAAAMASRQQLDVRRTANLLDGDQAYVYALAVESWARMILARDARDNQTDHLDEVWAQRMPPIGVPGGQIDGYVADLQGRFNLNNLVNADGQISQGDFDYFQRLLRALELDERLALAIVDWIDPDFDTRFPDGAEDDFYLATEWPYRAANQPLQSISELRLIRGVDVETWRRLTPFVTALPVRTAININTATAPLLQALAEGLAAQDGEQLVEKRPADGYASIDILLQETAFAGKQVDAGRLAVASQFFLVRSDVQVGTARAQVYSIVQRNADRLTTLARTQGAW